Part of the Labilibaculum antarcticum genome, TAATTTTTCCTGATACATCTCGTCAGTAGCTTTGCCTTCACTTTTTTCTTTCTCTAACTTTTCCCTTGCATTCTTTATTTTTTCTTTGGCAGCTTTTATTTTTTCATCCGATTTGTTTACCGTTTCGTCTAATTCCTTACGGCATTTTTCCCTGTGCATTTTTGCTTGTTCGGCTCTTTTTTGTCCAAATCCATTGCCTTCCAGCTCTTTGTCTTTTCCAAAAGCATGCCCTTTTTCTATCATTTCAGATTTCATGGAATCTCTTTTACCCATCATTTCTTCTTTTTTCGACTCCGCCGATTCCTTGGCATCTTTGTATTTTCCCTGATGTTTTTCTTTGTGGACCTTCATGCTGTCCATGTGAGCGTCACCCTTTTTTTCGAATTTCTCCTTTTTGTCTTTCATTCCCTTTTGAATGGAATCCATTTGAGAGTTGTGCTTTTTTTCGATTTTTTCCTTTCCCTTTTTTTCCAATCCTTTTTGGGCCATTAGTGCCTGACTGGTGCACATCATGATACACAAGGAAAGTAAGCTTATAATTAACTTTTTCATAGCTTTGCTTTTACGATTATAACTCCTCTAATAATTGATCAACTTCTTTGGCGGCTTCGTCAATATCTTCTTTTGTTTTTTCCAATTCAGTCGCAAGAGAATCAATAACGCTAGTATCAACTTGCATATTTTCCATTTCTGTTGTTACTTCAACTTTTTCAGCTTTTGGCTTTTTATCGGCACAGGCCACAAATAGGAAAGAGAAGAGTACAACAAGTAAACTTAATTTTTTCATAACATTTAGGGGTTTAATTAATAATTATTTCGAGGCACAAAGGAACCGCTCGGAATGAGCTTATTCCTCTTTAGTTAGTGTTTTTAAATTTGTTAGTTCAGTGATTTTTAACACTCTAGATTAAATTTAAGAATATTATTTGTGTTTGGCACTATAAAAAAGGGTGCAAGTCAGATTATAATGTGGTTGTAGTTGATGAGGATTTGTAGTTGGTTATGTTTCTATGGAGGGAGATAGATGTTATACCATTTTGAATAATTAGTTAGCTATGGCCAGCGAAAAAAACTCGGTATAACTTGAAAACTTTGGGGAAGAAGCAGTAGCAAGCTGAAAGTAGATTTCAGCTTGCTGTCTGTATTTTTCTTCGAAATTTAGATGCGAATTTTAACGACTAGTTTTTTTACCTTCGAATTTTCACCGCATTTCATACCCGGACAGTGAAGGTCGTTCGGATAAAGGATGGCAAACATTCCTTTTTCTAGTTTAAAAGGAGTTGAATCGTTCGGATAAAAGGCAACATCTTTTTCGTGAATCACAGTATGAGGAACTTGATTTGTTAAAATGCCGAGTCCCATCATTTCTTCTCCTGAGATAATGTACTGAATATCGATGTGCTCGAAATGGCTTTCTTGTTTGGCGTCTTCTGGATTTTTTGAGATGTACTCTTGAACAATTGCGATTACATTCTGCCCGTCGATTTCATACTTGCCAATTTCAGTATTCACTAAATCTGTTTTGCTGATGTAGTTCAATGCTTTGTCAATTCTACTACTTAAACCAACATAAAGATGTTGGTTTTCAATTTTGTCTATCACCATAATTATTAGTTTTTGCAAAGTTCGGAATAATTTTGAAGATTATGTTGCTTTGCTTGAAAATTTAAGGAGTAGGTATCATAAATAATTACATGTTTGCACATCAAGGGTGTTGAGCTTCCTACTGATTTTATTTTTAGTGGTGATAATGAAAGATAAACCCGTAATTGTAAATTTTTAGGTGTTTTACAATTACGGGTAAAGGCAACAAGTATTTTACTTTTTAGTTGTGCAAAAGTAAAAGGGAAACTTACAAGCTGTAAATTCCCCATTTATGTGTTCTTTAATTCATTAAGAATGTCCCATTACCACAATTCGGATAATTTTAATGTTAAGAACAATGAACCGATAGGTTTGAAAGAAGATCTCTTTGCGCCAAAACATTGTTGTTTTTGTAGGCATTGGAGGATAAGCTTCTTCATAATATCCTCTTCGTTTTGTTTTGCTCATGATATATCTGTTATAACAAATTCGACTTAATTGAAATTTTACTCAGGTAACAACCACCAAAATGGGTATCCTTTGGCTTTGTGCAGGAACATATAATGCATCGTCCATTTAAGCCAATGACCCGCTAAGCCTGGTTCACCCATGGTATATTTAATACTGCGTCCCCATTCAGGATATTTATCCCAATCCTGAACAATTGGAAAAACGGTCATGGTTGCGGCCGATCCTTTGGTCATGCCAAATCCTGCAGATACAACGCATGCGGCGCCCATTTTCGCCATCGAAGCTCTGTGTTTTAAGTCGTGTTCCCCTTTTTTAACCAAATTAACAATGTTTAAGGCTACAATCTTACCGGATACACCCGATGGCATTCCTGTGCGGGGAGGAGCAGGAAAAATAGCGGTTCCGTTTTTGCTCTTCATTGGTTTCGAAATGGAGTGAGGAGGAGCAAAAGCAATGCCCGGGGCAAAAATGTTTCGATAAGTTGGATTGCGATAGGTTTCAGGCCAATCTGCAGCCTTCCATTCCTCAAAATCTTTTGGCGTATAATCAGCATCAACTTTGGTGAATCCGTTGGGTGCAAAAATAGTAGAGGTGATGTCTTCGTTATTTTTATCGAAGGCTTTTAAACCAACACCCGAAAAGCCAGGAATCAACATCGAGAAATCAAATTCGACTGAGTTTTTTTCTCCATCGAGAGTCTCGTAATTTGCTTTTCCTGGTTCAATTTCGAAAACACCTGCCCGTTTAATCCATCTAATTCCGTTTTCGATTAAGAATGATTCGGCAAATACTTTGGTTGATGTGATGTAACCACCGCGTTTAATAAAAGCGCCACCCATTCCAAAATCACCCAATTCGTATTCATTAGTGATCCAAATAAGTTC contains:
- a CDS encoding YhcH/YjgK/YiaL family protein, yielding MVIDKIENQHLYVGLSSRIDKALNYISKTDLVNTEIGKYEIDGQNVIAIVQEYISKNPEDAKQESHFEHIDIQYIISGEEMMGLGILTNQVPHTVIHEKDVAFYPNDSTPFKLEKGMFAILYPNDLHCPGMKCGENSKVKKLVVKIRI
- a CDS encoding NAD(P)/FAD-dependent oxidoreductase, encoding MAKIVVLGAGISGHTAAAFIKKKLGKKHEVVVVSPGSYYQWIPSNIWVGVGRMSVDQVRFKLKKVYDKWKIDFKQAKAVSIHPEGNEVINRGFVTIEYTDPEKIGETEQVDYDYLVNATGPKLNFEGTPGLGPGKNTESVCSCDHAIHAWEKLQSCIKKMEAGEKQTFLVGTGHSMATCQGAAFEYILNVAYEIRKRKLEHLAELIWITNEYELGDFGMGGAFIKRGGYITSTKVFAESFLIENGIRWIKRAGVFEIEPGKANYETLDGEKNSVEFDFSMLIPGFSGVGLKAFDKNNEDITSTIFAPNGFTKVDADYTPKDFEEWKAADWPETYRNPTYRNIFAPGIAFAPPHSISKPMKSKNGTAIFPAPPRTGMPSGVSGKIVALNIVNLVKKGEHDLKHRASMAKMGAACVVSAGFGMTKGSAATMTVFPIVQDWDKYPEWGRSIKYTMGEPGLAGHWLKWTMHYMFLHKAKGYPFWWLLPE